In Myxococcus stipitatus, a single window of DNA contains:
- a CDS encoding dipeptide epimerase: protein MTPTLITAVSFSALDLPLTEPFAIATGAQHVAQNVLVTLTLADGTVGLGEAAPFPAVSGETQASTLAALEPLRATLPGKDVRAWRPLSEWLGDVLPLAPAARAGVEMAMLDALARHHRVPLSVLFGGAGTTLDIDMTVTAGDVTHAAQSARAILGRGISTLKVKVGALAPDEDAARMVAIHQVAPQARLFADANGGYDVAEALAFLKELERAGVPLALLEQPVPASDFAGLAEVSRRSRVRVCADESARSARDVLRLIREQAAHGINIKTMKCGVVEALTMWSLARAAGLELMVGGMVESVLAMSASAHLAAGLGGFTYADLDTPLFIARHPFQGGIRYSGAKLDLDPDAPGHGVTLA from the coding sequence ATGACGCCCACCCTCATCACCGCCGTGAGCTTCTCCGCGCTGGACCTGCCGTTGACGGAGCCCTTCGCCATCGCCACGGGCGCGCAGCACGTCGCGCAGAACGTGCTGGTGACGCTGACGTTGGCGGACGGCACGGTGGGGCTGGGGGAGGCCGCGCCCTTCCCGGCGGTGAGCGGCGAGACGCAGGCGAGCACGCTGGCGGCGCTGGAGCCCCTGCGCGCCACGCTCCCGGGGAAGGACGTGCGCGCGTGGCGGCCGCTGTCGGAGTGGCTCGGGGACGTGCTGCCCCTGGCGCCGGCGGCCAGGGCGGGCGTGGAGATGGCGATGCTGGACGCGCTGGCGCGGCACCACCGCGTGCCGCTCTCCGTGTTGTTCGGCGGCGCGGGGACGACGCTGGACATCGACATGACGGTGACGGCGGGCGACGTGACGCACGCGGCGCAGTCCGCGCGCGCCATCCTGGGGCGCGGCATCTCCACGTTGAAGGTGAAGGTGGGGGCCCTGGCGCCGGACGAGGACGCCGCGCGGATGGTGGCCATCCACCAGGTGGCGCCCCAGGCGCGCCTCTTCGCGGACGCCAACGGCGGCTACGACGTGGCGGAGGCGCTGGCCTTCCTGAAGGAGCTGGAGCGCGCGGGCGTGCCGCTGGCGCTGCTGGAGCAGCCGGTGCCCGCCTCCGACTTCGCGGGCCTGGCGGAGGTGTCGCGCCGCTCGCGCGTGCGCGTGTGCGCCGACGAGTCGGCGCGCTCGGCCAGGGACGTGCTGCGGCTCATCCGCGAGCAGGCCGCGCACGGCATCAACATCAAGACGATGAAGTGCGGCGTCGTGGAGGCGCTGACCATGTGGAGCCTGGCGCGCGCGGCGGGCCTGGAGCTGATGGTGGGCGGCATGGTGGAGAGCGTGCTGGCGATGAGCGCGTCGGCGCACCTGGCCGCGGGGCTGGGCGGCTTCACCTACGCGGACCTGGACACGCCGCTGTTCATCGCGCGCCATCCGTTTCAGGGTGGCATCCGTTATTCGGGTGCAAAACTGGACCTCGACCCGGACGCGCCCGGCCACGGCGTCACCCTGGCGTGA
- a CDS encoding class I SAM-dependent methyltransferase: MSAASPLASPEPWNLVAPEYVRELMPVFETFAREALSRAAVGEGSRVLDVASGPGTLSLLAARAGARVTAVDFAARMIAALQERTASEGLAIEALTGDGMALPWRERPFDAAFSLFGLMFFPDRLRGFRELHRSLVPGGRAAVSSWMPMERSPAMNSVYKCFAELMDGGGAPRDGMMPLSDPATCQREMSEAGFVDVQVHEVSARVDYASTEAMVDAMVRSSAPVVLARAALGERWPGLQRTLVEKVSAELGPGPQVFLFNAYLTVGARR, translated from the coding sequence ATGTCGGCAGCCTCGCCACTCGCCAGTCCGGAGCCCTGGAACCTCGTCGCGCCCGAGTACGTGCGCGAGCTGATGCCCGTGTTCGAGACCTTCGCCCGGGAGGCGCTCTCGCGCGCGGCGGTGGGCGAGGGCTCGCGCGTGCTCGACGTGGCGTCGGGCCCCGGCACGCTGTCGCTGCTGGCGGCGCGGGCGGGCGCGCGCGTGACGGCCGTGGACTTCGCGGCCCGCATGATTGCCGCGCTCCAGGAGCGCACCGCGAGCGAGGGGCTCGCCATCGAGGCGCTCACCGGCGACGGCATGGCCCTGCCCTGGAGGGAGCGGCCGTTCGACGCGGCGTTCTCGCTGTTCGGGCTGATGTTCTTCCCGGACCGGCTAAGGGGTTTCCGCGAGCTGCACCGCTCGCTCGTCCCGGGCGGGCGGGCCGCCGTGTCGAGTTGGATGCCCATGGAGCGCTCACCGGCGATGAACAGCGTATACAAGTGCTTCGCCGAGCTGATGGACGGCGGCGGGGCGCCGCGCGACGGGATGATGCCGTTGTCGGACCCCGCGACGTGCCAGCGCGAGATGAGCGAGGCGGGCTTCGTGGACGTCCAGGTCCACGAGGTGAGCGCGCGGGTGGACTACGCCTCGACGGAGGCCATGGTGGACGCGATGGTGCGCTCCAGCGCTCCCGTCGTGCTCGCTCGCGCCGCGCTCGGCGAGCGGTGGCCCGGCCTCCAGCGGACGCTCGTGGAGAAGGTCAGCGCCGAGCTGGGCCCGGGCCCGCAGGTCTTCCTCTTCAATGCCTACCTCACGGTGGGGGCGCGCCGCTGA
- a CDS encoding ATP-binding protein, with translation MSATDSRQPRAGADTLLAALEEAERHDSEGCMVLLAVRDDAGAIVDFEWLWANPAAAQALRLGPEPLKGRRLGELPSGLGGRLAVLRHVVESGRPAADSFPEGDAVLHGTAVPLRDGVLLRLRDVTSALRVEEGLRDTLDWVRDVLESTPEAFFTVDAEWRITYVNRQAAEITGRSQEQVFRRVLWQACPELVGTVFERELRRVAEQSSSAVFEVRSSQERWHEVHAWCSGQNLSVFSRDITGKKRAEAERDALLTREHSGRLEAEALVRERTQELVDARERLVQSEKLAMAGQLAEGVGHEINNPLSYVSGNLQFALEQLEQLDGGGMKGTPLGEALEALREAREGAERIRVIVRDLQTFARADEPRLSPVDVHAALEFGLSMAMPHLRYRAEVVRRYATVPTVMAHEARLGQVFLHLLVNAALAIPEGDFTHHRVTLTTRADGPWVVVEVEDTGHGMTPEVQARAFEPFFTTRPIGSGSGLGLSTSLGMVRSMRGELTVTSTPGAGSTFRVRLPVAAAASIQDASRASHEVPVRKRVLVVDDEPQLASLLHRLLGRHHEVVVVHSGREALELLVRDDDFDRVFCDLMMADVTGMDLHAALMARRPHLLSRFVFMTGGAFTERARSFLQSVPLPRIEKPFDPGTLRALVEGAPPRVDAVEAPARVAGGS, from the coding sequence ATGTCGGCGACGGACTCCAGACAGCCGAGGGCGGGCGCGGACACGCTGTTGGCGGCGCTGGAGGAGGCCGAGCGGCACGACTCCGAGGGCTGCATGGTGTTGCTCGCCGTGCGCGACGACGCTGGAGCCATCGTCGACTTCGAGTGGTTGTGGGCCAACCCCGCCGCGGCGCAGGCGTTGCGGCTGGGACCGGAGCCGCTGAAGGGGCGCAGGTTGGGCGAGCTGCCCTCGGGGCTGGGCGGTCGGCTGGCGGTGCTGCGGCACGTGGTGGAGTCGGGGCGTCCGGCCGCGGACAGCTTCCCGGAAGGGGACGCGGTGCTGCATGGCACGGCGGTGCCGCTGCGCGACGGGGTGCTCCTGCGCCTGCGCGACGTGACCAGCGCGCTGCGCGTGGAGGAGGGCCTGCGCGACACGCTGGACTGGGTGCGCGACGTGCTGGAGAGCACGCCCGAGGCGTTCTTCACGGTGGACGCCGAGTGGCGCATCACCTACGTCAACCGGCAGGCGGCCGAAATCACCGGGCGCTCGCAGGAGCAGGTGTTCCGCCGCGTGCTGTGGCAGGCGTGCCCGGAGCTGGTGGGCACGGTGTTCGAGCGCGAGCTGCGCCGCGTGGCCGAGCAGAGCTCCTCCGCCGTCTTCGAGGTGCGCTCGTCCCAGGAGCGCTGGCACGAGGTGCACGCGTGGTGCTCCGGACAGAACCTGTCTGTCTTTTCCCGTGACATCACCGGGAAGAAGCGCGCCGAGGCCGAGCGCGACGCGCTGCTCACCCGCGAGCACTCCGGCCGTCTGGAGGCGGAGGCCCTGGTGCGCGAGCGCACGCAGGAGCTGGTCGACGCGCGCGAGCGCCTGGTGCAGTCGGAGAAGCTGGCCATGGCGGGGCAGCTCGCCGAGGGCGTGGGCCACGAAATCAACAACCCCCTCTCGTACGTCAGCGGCAACCTCCAGTTCGCGCTGGAGCAGCTGGAGCAGCTGGACGGGGGCGGGATGAAGGGCACGCCGCTGGGCGAGGCGTTGGAGGCGCTGCGTGAGGCGCGCGAGGGCGCCGAGCGCATCCGCGTCATCGTCCGCGACCTGCAGACGTTCGCCCGCGCGGACGAGCCCCGCCTGTCGCCGGTGGACGTGCACGCGGCGCTGGAGTTCGGCCTGTCCATGGCGATGCCGCACCTGCGCTACCGCGCGGAGGTGGTGCGGCGCTACGCGACGGTGCCCACCGTCATGGCGCACGAGGCGCGGCTGGGGCAGGTGTTCCTGCACCTGCTGGTCAACGCGGCGCTGGCGATTCCGGAAGGGGACTTCACGCACCACCGCGTCACGCTCACCACGCGGGCGGACGGGCCGTGGGTGGTGGTGGAGGTGGAGGACACGGGCCACGGGATGACGCCGGAGGTCCAGGCGCGCGCCTTCGAGCCCTTCTTCACCACGCGGCCCATCGGCTCGGGCAGCGGGCTGGGGTTGTCGACGAGCCTGGGCATGGTGCGCAGCATGCGCGGCGAGCTGACCGTCACCAGTACGCCCGGGGCGGGGAGCACCTTCCGGGTGCGGCTCCCCGTCGCGGCGGCGGCGAGCATCCAGGACGCCTCGCGCGCGTCGCATGAGGTGCCGGTGCGCAAGCGGGTGCTGGTGGTGGACGACGAGCCGCAGCTGGCGTCGCTGCTGCATCGGCTGTTGGGACGGCACCACGAGGTGGTGGTGGTGCACAGCGGGCGCGAGGCACTGGAGTTGCTGGTGCGCGACGACGACTTCGACCGCGTCTTCTGCGACCTGATGATGGCGGACGTGACGGGGATGGACCTGCACGCGGCGCTGATGGCGCGGCGGCCGCACCTCCTGTCGCGCTTCGTCTTCATGACGGGGGGCGCGTTCACGGAGCGGGCGCGGAGCTTCCTCCAGTCCGTGCCGCTGCCGCGCATCGAGAAGCCGTTCGACCCCGGGACGCTGCGGGCGCTGGTGGAGGGGGCGCCGCCACGCGTGGATGCCGTCGAGGCACCGGCGCGCGTGGCGGGCGGGAGTTGA
- a CDS encoding suppressor of fused domain protein has translation MKAPETDEDFIQWYEDCWADRDEVEYPKMFGAIDEGVFTLDQTDAIQAWIESDIAQVEEADPNWGPMGVRVAPPSADYPYWTYVTSGLSNPFTVAPGEEFPDDAPSGIGYEMVIHTPEEAKWPVFRLLDMMAYNLVCMRAFALNHRYPVEGTLDGGDSKLSGFAFVRDPSRPDHFSLPSGKVQLLTLVGVTKNEMAFARSNGMDKLMEKLVAAGTGYITHPDREEVKL, from the coding sequence ATGAAAGCCCCGGAGACGGACGAGGACTTCATCCAGTGGTACGAGGACTGCTGGGCGGACCGCGATGAAGTCGAGTACCCCAAGATGTTCGGCGCCATCGACGAAGGCGTCTTCACGCTAGACCAGACCGACGCCATCCAGGCGTGGATCGAGAGCGACATCGCGCAGGTCGAGGAAGCGGACCCCAACTGGGGTCCCATGGGCGTACGTGTCGCCCCACCCAGCGCGGACTACCCCTACTGGACCTATGTGACCAGCGGGCTGTCCAACCCCTTCACCGTCGCCCCCGGAGAGGAGTTCCCCGACGACGCCCCCAGCGGCATCGGCTACGAGATGGTCATCCACACGCCGGAGGAGGCCAAGTGGCCCGTGTTCCGGCTGCTGGACATGATGGCCTACAACCTCGTGTGCATGCGCGCCTTCGCCCTCAACCACCGCTACCCGGTGGAGGGCACGCTCGACGGCGGCGACTCCAAGCTCAGCGGCTTCGCCTTCGTGCGTGACCCTTCGCGCCCCGACCACTTCTCGCTGCCCAGCGGCAAGGTGCAGCTGCTCACCCTGGTCGGCGTCACCAAGAACGAGATGGCCTTCGCGCGATCCAACGGCATGGACAAGCTGATGGAGAAGCTGGTCGCCGCCGGGACGGGCTACATCACCCACCCGGACCGCGAGGAAGTGAAGCTGTAG